ATAGAATACCAGATGTAACATGTGCTAAATAGCGAAGAAACGCAGCAAGGAATGCTCCTAAAATAACGGCAATCGCCATTTTTTTCGTGTCTTTATTTTCAAGTGCTTTCATATATGCTGGTCTAAATACCCCAGCAAATCCGGCAACCATAAATGCGATGAAATAATCAATTGCTACTTGTAAAATAACAATCTCAAAAGATAGCGGTGCTGCATAAAATCTACCTGTTACAACTTGTAATATACCTATTAAAAAACCAGTTATTAGTCCAGCAACAATTCCTCGACGAAACGCAATTAAAATAATTGGTACAAGCACGAAAGTAACGGAGCCGCCTTGTGGCATACCAAACCCAATCATATCTAATACATACCCTAAAGCTGCAAAAATAGCGATTTCTACTAATAACACTACACTTTGATTTCTCATTGTAATCCCCTTTTTTGACCACAAAAAAACGACACTGGGATAGACCCAGACATCGCGCGATTGTCAGTTTCCATCCACATCCCTACGCAAGCATTAACTTACAGGTTCGAAGGGTACTATCTCAGCCGCGTAAGCGACGCCCCTTGTGGTTATGAATTATTTAGTTCGAATTCATTGTATCCCAATAAAATAAGTAATGCAACCCTACGTTTTTCATTGTTATACTAATAGAAATATTATATGAAAAGGGGACAACGAGTATGATTGAGTTATTAAAAGACTTAATTCGCATAAAAAGTGATGATGTAGAGGGAGCTAATTTAGCATTATTATTTTGCAAAACTTGGTTAGAAGATCGAGATATCGCCACGACAATATTGGAAAACGACTCTAAGCTAATGCTTGTTGCGGAAATAGGAAGTGGCGAAGAGTGTATCATATGGAATGGCCATGTAGATGTTGTGCCTGGAAATGCAGAACAATTTAATCCATATGTAGAAGGTGACAAATTATTTGGGCGGGGATCAGCTGATATGAAAGCTGGAGTTGCTGCTATGATGCAAGCTTTCTACGAACTCTCTTTAATTCCACAGAAATTAACGAAAAGAATCCAACTTCATATTGTGACCGATGAAGAAACAGATGGAGATACATCCAAATATTTAGTGGACCAAGGGTTTAACGGAGATTTCATCATTTGCGGAGAGCCAACTCATTTACATATCGGTCTTCAAGCAAAAGGAATTATTCAGTTGGATGTAACACTGAAGGGCAAATCCAGTCATGGCAGCCGCCCTTGGGAAGGGGTAAATGCGATTGAACAAGCTTTTGCATTCGACAAAGAAATGCGAAAACTACCTTTTTTAACCGCAAGTAACAAGTTCTATGATTATCCCTCACTAAATTTGGCGAAAATACATGCAGGAGACAGATACAATATTGTTCCGGACGAATGTCTCGTGAGTTATGATATTCGATTTGTTCCAGGACAAAACGACCAAGAAATTTTAACAATGATTAAGAATGTTGCTCATATACATTTCCCAGGAAGTGAAGTAATTGTTCATGCTTGTGAACCAGCAGTGACTACAGAAGAAAATAATTCACACGTTCTTAAGCTTCAACAAGTTACAACAAAATGGACGAATTCTATTACTAACTTATTCGGCCAACATGGTTCCGCAGATACTCGTTTCTATGCAAAAAATGGAGCGGGAGCTATTGAGTTTGGCCCTTCTGGAGCGGATTGGCATGGTGAAAAAGAATATGTCTCCATTTCATCCGTAGAAAAATATAAAAATATTTTAGTCTCTTTTATTATTGATTGAAGTGAAATATCACGTCTGTTAATTAGCCAATTTTCCACAATAACATACGTGAATTAACTAAAGTTAACCAACAAATTATATTGTAGAAAAAATGCGTCGTAAGAAAGTTGCCGTTGGGATTTCCGCTGCAGGGCGGACGCTTTCCACCGGGTGAGCGATGAGCCTTCACCGCCGCAACGCGTTCGTTGTGAAGTCTCATTTGCCCACAGAGGGTCGAAGGCTAGAAGCGCCACATCGTGTGGCAACACCTTCGTGACCAACATCCTGTTGGCCTCCGGTAGGAGTCGCCGCCCTTTCGCTCCACCCCAGAAGAAACTTATTAACTATTCAGTAGTATTGCGCAAAGTTATCCACTCTACTAATCCGGATATTATCACCTAATAAATAATGCGCAACATACGAAATATTTTCAATGGGGACTTATAATTTAATGCAAAGTTAAGGCTTTATTAAGAGAAAGTAGTCGCATTCACCCCGTGATTTGACTCATCCATCCATTTGTTGGATTTCACTTTAGATAATATAGTTAAGATTAAAAAGTGAATAGTGACACTGAATAGTTAGCAAATATGCTGGATTGCAGCGGCAGGCGGCGACTCCGAAGGGATCAGGGAGACAGATGAGACAGCACAAACGGCGCGCACGCGACGGTGCTGGCTCATCGCTCCCCCCTCGGAAAGCGTCCGCCTAGAGCGGAAATCCCGGTGGCGGTCACTAAGACGCATTATTTCTAAAGTGTCCAAAGTAAACCAAAACGTGTAAATTCAAATGGATTCTATGATTTTTTTCAAAATGTAAGAAAGTGGTTAATCAACAGACATGGTGAAATATAAGAGATTCGAGTAGAGTCAACTACTAAATTGGTCCCTGCGCAACACTCAATTGTTGTTAATCCATAATCAGAGAGGAGAAAACTCCAATGGAAAATAATAAACTTTTATCAGCGTTATCCTATTTTAGTGTGTTATTTGCGCCATTAATACTGCCAATTATCGTATTCTTTATTACGCATGATACGAAAGTGAAGCAGCACGCAAAACGTTCGCTTATTTCACATTTAATCCCTATTATTTTTATGATTATTTTATTTATCGTTATCTATTCCAGTGTATTTTCTATGTCTTATAGTTCTTTTAATCAACCTTCCTTCTTTATGACTTCAGGACCCTTATTACTTGTATTCTTATATTTAATTATTTATATCATTACTCTTATTTGGAATATTATTCAAGGTGTCAAAGTGTTGAGATAATGTTTATATTACTGTAAAGATGGGAATCTAATAATACAGTATAGAATCATTAGGAGCGATAATAATGAGGGTAAAAAACTTAGTTAAAACTGCGATAAAATGGGCGCCAATAGTCTATCCAATCGTACGCAAAATTATGAAATCCAGAAAAACTGTCAAATAAAAAAATCTGTTCCCAGTGGATTGGGAACAGATTTTTCTATATATAAGGTTTTAATTTTGTCAAAGACAAATATTGATCGAAACCTTGGATTCTTGAAACAGGTTTTTTAACAGATTCTTTTTGTTTTTCGAGAATTTGTTCAAAAGTCAAAGGATTTGGAG
The nucleotide sequence above comes from Psychrobacillus glaciei. Encoded proteins:
- the thiT gene encoding energy-coupled thiamine transporter ThiT, with protein sequence MRNQSVVLLVEIAIFAALGYVLDMIGFGMPQGGSVTFVLVPIILIAFRRGIVAGLITGFLIGILQVVTGRFYAAPLSFEIVILQVAIDYFIAFMVAGFAGVFRPAYMKALENKDTKKMAIAVILGAFLAAFLRYLAHVTSGILFFGEYAGDQNVILYSLIYNATYMIPVFLFAAFICTILFVKAPRLLLPNNA
- a CDS encoding M20 family metallopeptidase, which gives rise to MIELLKDLIRIKSDDVEGANLALLFCKTWLEDRDIATTILENDSKLMLVAEIGSGEECIIWNGHVDVVPGNAEQFNPYVEGDKLFGRGSADMKAGVAAMMQAFYELSLIPQKLTKRIQLHIVTDEETDGDTSKYLVDQGFNGDFIICGEPTHLHIGLQAKGIIQLDVTLKGKSSHGSRPWEGVNAIEQAFAFDKEMRKLPFLTASNKFYDYPSLNLAKIHAGDRYNIVPDECLVSYDIRFVPGQNDQEILTMIKNVAHIHFPGSEVIVHACEPAVTTEENNSHVLKLQQVTTKWTNSITNLFGQHGSADTRFYAKNGAGAIEFGPSGADWHGEKEYVSISSVEKYKNILVSFIID
- a CDS encoding DUF4870 domain-containing protein, which gives rise to MENNKLLSALSYFSVLFAPLILPIIVFFITHDTKVKQHAKRSLISHLIPIIFMIILFIVIYSSVFSMSYSSFNQPSFFMTSGPLLLVFLYLIIYIITLIWNIIQGVKVLR